One Microbacterium sp. W4I20 DNA window includes the following coding sequences:
- a CDS encoding flavin reductase family protein, producing MTTPIPSEVGEGLKAAFRTHPAGVAIITAAGPEGPVGLTASSVSSVSVDPAAIVFSVTRATGSAGAILAAESFVVHLIDDEHSALAQSFAVSGAARFTPEQGWETLPTGEPHLPGARVALRCRPIQSVPVGSSTVVIAEVLEVLHGPVGRPLVYLDRRFHPLTPEV from the coding sequence ATGACGACTCCCATCCCGAGCGAGGTCGGCGAGGGGCTGAAGGCCGCGTTCCGCACGCACCCCGCGGGCGTCGCCATCATCACCGCCGCCGGCCCCGAAGGTCCGGTCGGGCTCACCGCCTCCAGCGTCTCGTCGGTCTCGGTCGACCCCGCCGCGATCGTGTTCTCGGTCACCCGCGCGACCGGCAGCGCCGGCGCCATCCTCGCCGCGGAGAGCTTCGTGGTGCACCTGATCGACGACGAGCACTCCGCCCTCGCGCAGTCGTTCGCGGTGAGCGGCGCCGCGCGCTTCACCCCCGAGCAGGGGTGGGAGACGCTGCCGACCGGAGAGCCGCACCTGCCCGGCGCCCGTGTGGCGCTGCGTTGCCGACCGATCCAGAGCGTGCCGGTCGGATCGTCGACCGTGGTCATCGCCGAAGTGCTCGAGGTGCTGCACGGCCCGGTCGGTCGCCCGCTGGTCTACCTCGACCGCCGGTTCCACCCCCTCACCCCCGAGGTCTGA
- a CDS encoding ABC transporter permease produces the protein MPETATLRTPATKKPAEKTFWSQLGAAFAMFRNRKSLTGLIILGVFALVAIFSDLLAPYGPLEKDYTALRQAPSPTHLLGTTHMGEDILSQIIYGTRGVLIVGFLAGIMGTFIAVIMGVVSGYTRGWRSESLSALTNVFLVIPGLPLIIIVASQFENPPLVLIAAVLALTGWAWGARVMRAQTMSLRNRDFIQAARANGEPLRRIIFVEMLPNLMAIIASSFVGTVTAAVLGLTTLAFIGVIPITNLNWGTILYWAQQNGAFPNYWWWYVPAGLCIALLGVALSLINFGIDEYVNPRLRSAGERARAMKKKGLNVNDAVTAVRSVPTSRQAPQTTPTNTKTQNSK, from the coding sequence ATGCCGGAGACGGCGACGCTCCGCACACCCGCCACGAAGAAGCCGGCGGAGAAGACGTTCTGGTCGCAGCTCGGCGCGGCCTTCGCGATGTTCCGCAACCGCAAGTCGCTGACCGGGCTCATCATCCTCGGGGTCTTCGCGCTCGTCGCGATCTTCAGCGATCTGCTCGCGCCCTACGGCCCCCTCGAGAAGGACTACACGGCCCTGCGTCAGGCGCCGTCGCCGACCCATCTCCTCGGCACGACCCACATGGGCGAGGACATCCTCAGCCAGATCATCTACGGCACCAGGGGCGTGCTGATCGTCGGCTTCCTGGCCGGCATCATGGGCACCTTCATCGCCGTGATCATGGGCGTCGTCTCGGGATACACGCGGGGTTGGCGCAGCGAGTCGCTCTCGGCGTTGACCAACGTGTTCCTGGTGATCCCCGGACTCCCGCTCATCATCATCGTGGCCTCGCAGTTCGAGAACCCGCCGCTCGTGCTGATCGCGGCCGTGCTCGCCCTCACCGGGTGGGCGTGGGGTGCGCGGGTGATGCGGGCGCAGACGATGTCGCTGCGCAACCGCGACTTCATCCAGGCCGCCCGCGCGAACGGCGAGCCGCTGCGACGGATCATCTTCGTCGAGATGCTGCCGAACCTGATGGCGATCATCGCCTCGAGCTTCGTCGGCACCGTGACCGCCGCCGTGCTCGGCCTCACCACGCTCGCGTTCATCGGGGTCATCCCGATCACGAACCTCAACTGGGGCACGATCCTGTACTGGGCGCAGCAGAACGGCGCCTTCCCGAACTACTGGTGGTGGTACGTGCCCGCCGGACTCTGCATCGCGCTGCTCGGCGTGGCGCTGTCGCTGATCAACTTCGGCATCGACGAGTATGTCAACCCGCGCCTGCGCTCCGCGGGAGAGCGGGCTCGGGCGATGAAGAAGAAGGGCCTGAACGTGAACGACGCGGTCACGGCCGTGCGCAGCGTGCCGACCTCCCGCCAGGCGCCCCAGACGACTCCCACGAACACGAAGACACAGAACTCGAAGTGA
- the fdxA gene encoding ferredoxin → MTYVIALPCVDVKDKACIDECPVDCIYEGERFLYIHPDECVDCGACEPVCPVEAIYYEDDLPDEWQDYYKANVEFFDEIGSPGGAAKVGMYAFDHPIIAALPPQAAHA, encoded by the coding sequence ATGACCTATGTGATCGCGTTGCCCTGTGTCGATGTGAAGGACAAGGCCTGCATCGACGAGTGTCCGGTCGACTGCATCTACGAGGGCGAACGGTTCCTGTACATCCATCCGGATGAATGCGTGGACTGCGGCGCCTGCGAGCCGGTGTGCCCCGTCGAGGCGATCTATTACGAAGATGATCTTCCCGACGAGTGGCAGGACTACTACAAGGCGAACGTCGAGTTCTTCGACGAGATCGGCTCGCCCGGCGGCGCCGCGAAGGTCGGGATGTACGCCTTCGACCACCCGATCATCGCCGCGCTCCCGCCGCAGGCGGCTCACGCATGA
- a CDS encoding glycoside hydrolase family 3 N-terminal domain-containing protein, whose protein sequence is MTSPTVTTAPPYLDPALSIPERVADLLGRMTLEEKIGQMLQLDARDDLDDHILRRNVGSILHTSPERILRANELTAQTRLQIPLLVAEDCIHGHSFWPGATIYPTQLGMAASWDAELVERVARATAEEVAVTGIHWTFSPVLCISRDLRWGRVGETFGEDPFLIGELASAMVRGYQGDGLDDPTAVLATAKHFAGYSETQGGRDASEADISRRKLRSWFLPPFERVAREGCRSFMLGYQTMDGVPITTNEWLLSDVLRGEWDYTGTLITDWDNVGRMVWEQRVQPDYPHASAAAVTAGNDMIMNTPGFFEGALDAVAQGLLAEDAFDVAAARILTLKFELGLFEDPRLPRAELDQVVGSAEHTALNLEIARRSVVLLENDGLLPVQPADVRRVAVVGPLADDAQNQLGDWAGSSGQAGWLDGQPRDMITTVLDGLRQIAPWEVSYSRGAEILTLAPNPAGATFPDGQPRPPVVQPSAPDAELIAEAVAAASNSDVVVAVVGDRIELVGEGRSTATLELVGGQIAMLDALIATGKPVVVVLLASKPLVLPASVQRAAAVIWAASPGMQGGRALAEIITGAVEPSGRLPISFARHVGQQPTYYNQIRGQHGDRYADLTQSPAWAFGEGLSYTRVEYADLELSSTGLGVADTIVGHVTVTNTGERPVRETVQVYVRDAVTSVSWTDKELKTYRQVDLAPGETARVRVELPVAECTIVDAAGIRRVEPGVFELLVGPSSRDEVLLAAEFTVA, encoded by the coding sequence ATGACCTCTCCTACCGTGACCACCGCCCCGCCGTACCTCGATCCCGCGCTGTCGATCCCCGAACGTGTCGCCGACCTCCTGGGCCGGATGACGCTCGAGGAGAAGATCGGGCAGATGCTGCAGCTCGACGCGCGCGACGATCTCGACGACCACATCCTGCGCCGCAACGTCGGGTCGATCCTGCACACCTCGCCGGAGCGCATCCTGCGGGCGAACGAGCTGACCGCTCAGACGCGCCTGCAGATCCCCCTGCTCGTGGCCGAGGACTGCATCCACGGCCACTCGTTCTGGCCCGGCGCCACGATCTACCCGACCCAGCTCGGCATGGCCGCGTCGTGGGATGCCGAGCTCGTCGAGCGCGTCGCCCGTGCGACCGCCGAGGAGGTCGCGGTGACCGGCATCCACTGGACGTTCTCGCCGGTGCTCTGCATCTCGCGCGACCTGCGCTGGGGGCGCGTGGGGGAGACGTTCGGCGAGGATCCGTTCCTGATCGGCGAGCTCGCCAGCGCCATGGTGCGCGGCTATCAGGGCGACGGACTCGACGACCCGACCGCGGTTCTCGCGACGGCCAAGCACTTCGCCGGCTACTCCGAGACGCAGGGCGGACGCGACGCGAGCGAGGCCGACATCTCGCGGCGGAAGCTGCGGTCGTGGTTCCTGCCGCCGTTCGAGCGGGTCGCGCGGGAGGGCTGCCGGTCGTTCATGCTCGGCTACCAGACCATGGACGGCGTGCCCATCACGACCAACGAGTGGCTGCTCAGCGACGTGCTGCGCGGCGAGTGGGACTACACCGGCACCCTCATCACCGACTGGGACAACGTCGGCCGCATGGTGTGGGAGCAGCGGGTGCAGCCCGACTACCCGCACGCCTCGGCGGCGGCGGTCACCGCCGGCAACGACATGATCATGAACACCCCCGGGTTCTTCGAGGGTGCGTTGGATGCCGTGGCGCAGGGCCTCCTCGCCGAGGACGCGTTCGACGTGGCCGCGGCACGCATCCTCACCCTGAAGTTCGAGCTCGGGCTCTTCGAGGATCCGCGCCTCCCGCGCGCCGAGCTCGACCAGGTCGTCGGCAGCGCCGAGCACACGGCGCTCAACCTCGAGATCGCCCGGCGCTCGGTCGTGCTGCTCGAGAACGACGGCCTCCTCCCGGTGCAGCCCGCTGATGTGCGACGGGTCGCCGTGGTGGGGCCGCTCGCGGATGACGCGCAGAACCAGCTCGGCGACTGGGCGGGTTCCTCCGGTCAGGCCGGCTGGCTCGACGGCCAGCCCCGCGACATGATCACGACCGTGCTCGACGGACTGCGCCAGATCGCGCCGTGGGAGGTCTCGTACTCCCGCGGGGCCGAGATCCTGACGCTCGCGCCGAACCCTGCCGGCGCGACCTTCCCCGACGGGCAGCCCCGCCCGCCGGTCGTGCAGCCCTCCGCGCCGGATGCCGAGCTGATCGCGGAGGCCGTGGCCGCGGCATCCAACTCCGATGTGGTCGTCGCGGTCGTCGGCGATCGCATCGAACTGGTCGGCGAGGGGCGTTCCACCGCGACGCTCGAACTCGTCGGCGGGCAGATCGCGATGCTCGACGCCCTGATCGCGACCGGGAAGCCCGTCGTCGTGGTGCTGCTCGCCTCGAAGCCGCTCGTGTTGCCGGCATCCGTGCAGCGTGCGGCGGCCGTCATCTGGGCCGCCAGCCCGGGGATGCAGGGCGGACGGGCGCTCGCCGAGATCATCACCGGGGCGGTCGAGCCCTCCGGTCGGCTGCCGATCTCCTTCGCCCGGCACGTCGGCCAGCAGCCGACGTACTACAACCAGATCCGCGGACAGCACGGAGACCGGTACGCCGACCTCACCCAGTCGCCCGCGTGGGCGTTCGGTGAGGGGCTGTCGTACACGCGCGTCGAGTACGCCGACCTCGAGCTGTCGTCGACCGGGCTCGGCGTCGCCGACACCATCGTCGGACACGTGACCGTGACCAACACGGGGGAGCGCCCGGTGCGCGAGACCGTGCAGGTGTACGTGCGGGATGCCGTGACCAGCGTGAGCTGGACCGACAAGGAGCTCAAGACCTACCGACAGGTGGATCTCGCGCCCGGCGAGACCGCACGCGTGCGGGTGGAGCTGCCGGTCGCCGAGTGCACGATCGTGGATGCCGCCGGCATCCGTCGCGTCGAGCCGGGGGTGTTCGAGCTGCTCGTCGGGCCGTCGTCCCGGGATGAGGTGCTGCTGGCGGCCGAGTTCACCGTGGCCTGA
- a CDS encoding ABC transporter permease, producing MRIPFRFIASRIAFYLFTAWAAITINFFLPRMLKGDPVTAYMQKNAGQISPEAERALRILFGLDQNTSLWQQYLDYWGLLFSGDLGRSFSNGLAPVGEVISAALPWTVGLVGIATILSFLIGTAGGAIIGWRRGSRADVIVPISTFFSTVPYFWLGLIAIAVLSTGLGWFPASHAYDKGSSPELTLDFIGQVIAHGALPVLTIVIASLGGWILGMRNMMLTVLDEDYITVAQAKGMPNSRVLWRYAARNAVLPQLSSFALSIGFIVGGTIVMEMVFSYPGVGKLLLDATNAKDYPLMQGLFLIITMAVLIANILADIAYAVLDPRTRQSEA from the coding sequence ATGAGAATCCCGTTCCGCTTCATCGCCAGCCGCATCGCCTTCTACCTGTTCACCGCATGGGCCGCGATCACGATCAACTTCTTCCTGCCGCGCATGCTCAAGGGCGACCCGGTCACCGCGTACATGCAGAAGAACGCCGGCCAGATCAGCCCCGAGGCCGAGCGCGCCCTGCGCATCCTCTTCGGGCTGGATCAGAACACATCGCTCTGGCAGCAGTACCTCGATTACTGGGGCCTGCTCTTCTCGGGCGACCTCGGCCGCTCGTTCTCGAACGGACTCGCGCCGGTCGGCGAGGTCATCTCCGCCGCGCTGCCGTGGACCGTCGGGCTGGTCGGGATCGCCACGATCCTGTCGTTCCTGATCGGCACCGCGGGCGGGGCCATCATCGGATGGCGGCGCGGCAGCCGCGCCGACGTCATCGTGCCGATCTCGACGTTCTTCAGCACCGTGCCGTACTTCTGGCTCGGACTCATCGCGATCGCCGTGCTCTCGACCGGTCTCGGCTGGTTCCCGGCGTCGCACGCCTACGACAAGGGATCGAGCCCCGAGCTCACGCTCGACTTCATCGGCCAGGTGATCGCGCACGGCGCTCTGCCGGTGCTGACGATCGTGATCGCCTCTCTCGGCGGCTGGATCCTCGGCATGCGCAACATGATGCTGACCGTGCTGGATGAGGACTACATCACGGTCGCGCAGGCCAAGGGCATGCCGAACAGCCGGGTGCTGTGGCGCTACGCGGCCCGCAATGCGGTGCTGCCTCAGCTCTCCAGCTTCGCGCTGTCGATCGGCTTCATCGTCGGCGGCACGATCGTGATGGAGATGGTCTTCTCGTACCCCGGGGTCGGCAAGCTCCTGCTCGACGCCACCAATGCGAAGGACTACCCGCTCATGCAGGGGCTGTTCCTGATCATCACGATGGCGGTGCTGATCGCCAACATCCTCGCCGACATCGCGTACGCGGTGCTCGATCCGCGCACTCGGCAGTCGGAGGCCTGA